TTTGGAGTCATTTGTGAAGGGACACAGGCTCTCCCAAACATAACATACAAACTTCACTTGATCTTCTTTTGGCAGTGCATTACGTACCTGCCAGGGATTTTTAGTCGCATAGGAATGGAAATATAGTCATGGATCCATGCctactaaataaataaagtgcGTCATCAAAGCGGGCCTGTGGCGAGTATGATCTTTCAGGCGGTCCACAGGGGACTCTGATGAGTAGTCAGAGTTATGTATACTGACAGTTAAAAACCTTCAActaaattcataattaaaaattctgCAGCAGTGAGTTGTTATTTGCATTATGGTTAAGTCATATAATTAACTCAGGAGTAAGAGCTACATCAAAGTGATAGTTAAAGAGAATTCATTTTGTGGGAAGCTTTTAACACATGTTACCAATGATCAGTGATCTATTGGTATTTAGTCCCCGAATTTTCATGAGCGAGATTTTTAAAACACGGATGGGAGTATATTTCAAAGAGCGTGAGTAGTAGTTAGTGTGAGAATTGGTCCTGAGGCTCCATATGCGCGCGCTCTATTTGTTCCGCTCAGGAGACTTGATACATTTCTATCTTTGTTAACGATCCTAATCGCTCATCTCGAACTACTTTCACATATGTTTATGATATGATATCAACTTTATTGTGAAGACTAAAAGATATATCTCGGGTagaatcacaaataaataataaatattgctCATTAAGTTTATCAAATGAGCTATCAAAAATTTGAGATTGATCTTCATTCTTTGGTGAGaactctttcttgttttcctcTTGGTTGTActtttggttttctttgttaacttctttttcaataaagtagtggttttatccatttttctcAGTTTGAGATTAAATCaggaaaatattttgaaaaataagtcGGATGTCTTTATAGAGACAGGAATCACTTGGAAAACTTAGAGTCACACATAAAACCGAGCTTTTCTCTAAAAGAACATGAACAAATTGCATGCAATGgccatcttttatttttataaatcattggGCTGTCCTGCACTTTTCATTTTAAAACACTTGTATAAGTTGCAAATATGGTAATAATATGTTCATATTAGTAACGTGGAATTTTACTATGCACAAGTGAGCCATGCTTAAGTGGCCCTGAGACTAGAATTCAATCAGAAAAGTAACAGAAAAAGGAACTACTTAAATGTCAGAGCAAAAATATTCATCATTAAAAGAGACATAGAAAAATTAAGTTCTgaaaaattgacaaaaatattttccatCACACACACACTTTGGACCAAAAAGCATAGAAAGTGATATTAGCCCAATTAGTGAGAAAGCGTAAATATGAAGTATTTAGAAATGTTCGAGTTTGAATCTCACCTGCATACATAGAGACCTTAGTATGGCATCTGGTAGTTTTGTTAGCAAACTCAGGTCTATCAGTGAGTGCATGAGACCTAAACGATTAATTCTGGGTCTTTACATATTCCCTTGATCTGGCATATAGtacttgttgctttggtatcACTTCCTATGCGGCTAGGtttctatatatttaaacatttcttTTATCTGGAGGAAGATGAGATATAGTGTGACCTTAAATAATTCATAGAGGGTCAGGGCATGATTCTCTACCACAAAGCAACAACAAAACAGTAATACAAAAGTCTAATTATaacatttaattcaaaatatctGCAAGTAAAATGTCTTTCACCATTAGTCTCAACCACCTGATTAACAAAATCCAATAGGTGAACctatgaaaataaattcaaaacatcAATAGACTTCCTCCTAACCTCAAGCTATACATAAGttgttaaaaagttttttttttatattaaaaaaatggataaaccacaatcatATATtaagaaagagaaacaaaaataagatataacAAAATCACTAGCTATAGAACAAGGGAGCAAAAGCAAAAAGAGCAATGGGCCTCCTTCGACCCCCACAAAACCAAGGAAAATTACCCCACACTACTATCCTAGGACACCTCGAACGTAGAAACGACCTCCATCCCCTCAGAATGAGGTCCAAAGAACTCTAAAACTGTGCCGGATGAGAGGAAATGAAATCGTCATCAGCTTCACTCTCATACCATCACGGATTTCTTTTTAACCACTTGCAATAGATATTGAAAATTGTAAACAAGCTGTTGAAGTGAACCCAGAATTGAACAACCCATTTGATGTCATAGCTCAAGTATTCCAAGGCAGCTAGTTTTGAGACAATGCTCGGTCTATTTACACAACTGAAATTCTTATTAAATTCATGTACAACCAAATTTAAAGAGAGATTCCTAGAACTTTATAGGAAACCACAACCACTGGATTTGAAAATCAGTTGTTATATCAAATGGTGGAAACAAATCACTAAATATTTTCGAAAATAAAAAGGTTTCTAATGAAATAACATTCCATAATTCCCGgataagttttttatatttaaaaaagttgGATAAATCTCATCTAGTATAACAATATTCATATTAACCAAAGAAATAtaagtaaaaaacaaataacaaagcaAAAAACAACACAAGTATAAATAGATAACAATAAATGTGATAGAactaagaaaataacaacaaaacaagTAAATAACATAGCGAAACTCTCCCTAATGAGAATAAGATAGCACAAAAGTGAATATATCAAAACATCACGGTCTAGTCAACACCTAATAATGATATTACCTCTCCTAAGCATCCTTCTTAGTTGCTTAAAATACTGAaaattttagactccacttgataataataatggaaTTTTTCAGTTTCACATTCATTACCCTCAAAACTTCAAAAGGTTGTCTGACTCTCAacttaattgaatttttatttttaatttaaataaataatattcccataattttagaaacaaaggcaaaatcaatttaacaaaaaataataaaaagaacacaaatatattaaataataataaaaaaaaacctaccgCTCAAATTTATTAGTGGGCCATTGGCCAGGTCAGACAGGTTAGACTTGATGTGCCATGTGTCACTTGAATGTGGGTCCCACATCTTCAAACCATATCCTCAAATGTAACGGCTCTTTCTTTCCtgtttcttctccttctcctttttgTTTCCACTGTCCACATCCTGCACTAAAGTTCACAGTCACACCTCACTGTCCACTCTACCCACGCTCCTTCCTTTTCTCTCTTTACCCATTCCCACTCATCCTTTTCCTTATCCCATCCCTTTCTCCAACCTCCATTTATCTCTGTTGTGTGTACTTGTGTGTGAGAAACAGAGATGATGAAGTTGATGGTGATTCTTATGGAGCTTGTTAATGGTGGTAGTGAGTGTGAGGTGAGTGGGTATCCAGTGGAGGACTTAGTGAACAAGTTGCCAGGACAACCAGAGGTTGAATTCAAGCAGTATGCTGGTTATGTTGATGTGGATGTCAAGGCTGGTAGAAAGTCTCTTCTATTACTTTGCTGAAGCTGTTGTTGATCCTCACCTCAAGCCTCTCACTCTCTGGCTCAATGgagggtttttctttttaactttgcattcatttctagtttttggttgttggtgttggtgttCAAATTTTTGCTCAATTAAATTTATTGTGTTTGGTGTGCTGTGTTCTctgtttttgcatttaatgatgGTTGTTGTATGGCCATGGTATTCAAAGATCTTGactttattattgtttcttttttgtagTTTGGTGTATTGTTTTATATAGTTTGgtgtttggttttgaatttaTTGTGCAAAGAATATGAGATGGATAaccaaattatttgaaaaatgtaTTGATTAAAACTGATAAAGAGTGTACATCATTGCTAATTGCAACTTCTCAATATAATCATTTTAGCATGTTATTGATAATAGTCTGACTAAAATTGTGCTTAGGCCCGGGTTGTTCATCGATAGGAGGTGGAGCATTCACTGAACTGGGTCCATTTTATCCTCGAGCAGACGGTCGAGGTCTTCGGATAAACAAATTTTCATGGAATAGAGGTTTGTTCAGTACGAAATTCAGCTTGTGATTAATTGTGAAATTCATTGGCTTCAACTTTATCATGTTTGTAGTTTCAAATCTCCTTTTTGTTGAATCTCCTGCTGGAGTTGGATGGTCTTACTCTAATCGAACTTCTGATTACACTACCGGCGATGAAAGAACTGGTaaagtttctaatttttgtgatttaagGCATGGATTTTCATTGCCtgttctgattttatttttacaatttgcTGTCAATTGAAGCTAATGACATGCGTGTATTTCTGATGCGGTGGTACGAAAAGTTTCCCGAGTTCAAATTACATGATTTGTTTCTCACTGGAGAAAGCTACGCAGGTCTATTTGCTTGGTTTACTTAGTTAAATTCATGTATATCTTTTTCTCTAAATGTTCAACTCTTTTAGGACATTACATACCCCAATTAGCCACTGCCTTGTTGAAGCATAATAAATACTCAACTGATTTCAAGTTCAAAATCAAAGGAGTTGCAGTAAGAATTCTTTTACCATCTGCAATACAATTAATTTTCTTGTTGTTAAGTTAACTTATTATGATTGATTCTTTGGAACTGTAACAGATTGGAAATCCACTCCTCAAGCTTGATAGGGATGCTCCTGCAACTTATGAATTTTTCTGGTCACATGGAATGATTTCTGATGAGCTAGGTCTCACAATCATGAACCAATGCGATTTCGAGGATTATGCATTCAGTAGTCCTCACAATGTGAGTAAATCATGCAATGGCGCGATCTCTGAGGCAAATCGAGTTGTCGGGGATTATATCAACAGTTATGATGTTATACTCGATGTTTGCTATCCATCAATTGTTGAACAAGAACTGAGACTGCGAAAACTCGTACGTATTTCATGCCTGCCTTACCACTGCATAGTGAACAATCATTCATCTTGATTTTATGCTGATAAATTTCAGGCTACAAAAATGAGCATTGGTGTCGACGTTTGCATGACATACGAGCGACGATTTTACTTTAATCTCCACGAAGTTCAGCAGGCTCTTCATGCCAACAGGACAAACTTGCCTTACAGATGGAGCATGTGCAGTGAGTAAGTAATGATTTAATATAGAAACAAGTTGTATATTATACTATCAAATGCCGAACATTCAGCGGTGACTAACACTTCTGATTGGCAGTGTTTTGGATTACAACAACGCAGATGGAAATATCGACATCCTTCCATTGCCCAAAACCATAATCAGCCACAAAATACCAGTATGGATCTTCAGGCAAGATGTTACTAATTTATTCTTCGAATCAAATTGCGTATTTAGAACATAACCAAAAAGATTAATTGATGAACAAACACTGTTCTATTTACTTTACAGTGGTGATCAAGACTCAGTTGTTCCATTGTTAGGATCTCGAACACTTGTCCGAGAACTAGCACATGAGATGAAACACAGCATTACAGTTCCATATCGCGCATGGTTCTATAAAGACCAGGTATATACACATATTCGTATGATATCGAATTAATGTTGATATAGATTAGATAATATCTAAAGATGGTATATATACTTGTGATTCAATTAAGGTGGGAGGATGGATGACAGAGTATGGGAACCTGCTGACATTTGCTACAGTGAGAGGTGCTGCTCATATGGTTCCTTATGCACAACCAGGAAGAGCTCTGCAACTCTT
This portion of the Dioscorea cayenensis subsp. rotundata cultivar TDr96_F1 unplaced genomic scaffold, TDr96_F1_v2_PseudoChromosome.rev07_lg8_w22 25.fasta BLBR01000587.1, whole genome shotgun sequence genome encodes:
- the LOC120254705 gene encoding serine carboxypeptidase-like 42 isoform X2, with translation MRVFLMRWYEKFPEFKLHDLFLTGESYAGHYIPQLATALLKHNKYSTDFKFKIKGVAIGNPLLKLDRDAPATYEFFWSHGMISDELGLTIMNQCDFEDYAFSSPHNVSKSCNGAISEANRVVGDYINSYDVILDVCYPSIVEQELRLRKLATKMSIGVDVCMTYERRFYFNLHEVQQALHANRTNLPYRWSMCSDVLDYNNADGNIDILPLPKTIISHKIPVWIFSGDQDSVVPLLGSRTLVRELAHEMKHSITVPYRAWFYKDQVGGWMTEYGNLLTFATVRGAAHMVPYAQPGRALQLFRSFVKGQRLPNITQTSF
- the LOC120254705 gene encoding serine carboxypeptidase-like 42 isoform X1 codes for the protein MLVMLMWMSRLVESLFYYFAEAVVDPHLKPLTLWLNGGPGCSSIGGGAFTELGPFYPRADGRGLRINKFSWNRVSNLLFVESPAGVGWSYSNRTSDYTTGDERTANDMRVFLMRWYEKFPEFKLHDLFLTGESYAGHYIPQLATALLKHNKYSTDFKFKIKGVAIGNPLLKLDRDAPATYEFFWSHGMISDELGLTIMNQCDFEDYAFSSPHNVSKSCNGAISEANRVVGDYINSYDVILDVCYPSIVEQELRLRKLATKMSIGVDVCMTYERRFYFNLHEVQQALHANRTNLPYRWSMCSDVLDYNNADGNIDILPLPKTIISHKIPVWIFSGDQDSVVPLLGSRTLVRELAHEMKHSITVPYRAWFYKDQVGGWMTEYGNLLTFATVRGAAHMVPYAQPGRALQLFRSFVKGQRLPNITQTSF